One window from the genome of Cyprinus carpio isolate SPL01 unplaced genomic scaffold, ASM1834038v1 S000006815, whole genome shotgun sequence encodes:
- the LOC122144987 gene encoding uncharacterized protein LOC122144987 produces the protein MTLNVEEAKVGVSRVRGSSGGSLMIKCEHPQYKTKPKYICKESDGCSERNNPGVQDKWMENGDVSLYDDTRAGVLMVFFRELKAADAGTYRCGVNVSDYTESFTELQLNVRHDIKYPKSVTESVYLGGEVNITCQIPEEHEVHFCKEDDIHICQTISSSKVTEMSGSSERNEERVVTVSISNVSVRDAGVYWCGAETRDTYLTFISLNTKIQLNLIINVCES, from the exons atgactttgaatgtggaagaAG CTAAAGTGGGCGTGTCTAGAGTGCGCGGCTCCTCAGGAGGAAGTTTGATGATCAAGTGTGAACATCCTCaatacaaaaccaaaccaaaatacaTCTGTAAAGAATCAGATGGATGTTCAGAGAGGAATAATCCAGGAGTTCAGGATAAATGGATGGAGAATGGAGATGTTTCTTTATATGACGACACCAGAGCAGGAGTCTTGATGGTGTTTTTTAGAGAGCTGAAAGCTGCAGATGCAGGAACATACAGGTGTGGAGTGAACGTATCTGACTATACTGAGAGCTTCACTGAACTACAGCTGAACGTCAGACACG ATATAAAATATCCAAAGAGTGTGACTGAATCTGTGTATCTTGGTGGAGAAGTCAACATCACCTGTCAGATCCCAGAGGAGCATGAAGttcatttctgcaaagaggatgATATTCACATCTGCCAAACCatcagctcatctaaagtgacagaaatgagtggttcatcagagagaaatgaagagagagttGTTACAGTGAGCATCAGtaatgtgagtgtgagagatgCTGGAGTTTACTGGTGTGGAGCAGAAACCAGAGACACATATCTGACTTTCATCTCCCTGAACACTAAAATTCAGCTCAACCTCATCATTAACG TGTGTGAATCATGA